One Natronobacterium texcoconense DNA window includes the following coding sequences:
- a CDS encoding GrpB family protein, which translates to MVGLERGTVELEPYRKEWVDLYEEEAERLQNIANDWFLDFEHIGSTAIEGMLAKPIIDILAVVETLDETEDLISRLEDHKYEYRPEDVEGRLFFAKGPHTNRTYYLSVTERGSDFYEEKIAFRDYLRDHPEIAAQYSSLKKRLAETYPENREQYTAAKGDFIQDVLERAMNS; encoded by the coding sequence ATGGTCGGGTTAGAACGAGGAACCGTCGAACTGGAGCCGTATCGAAAAGAATGGGTGGACCTCTACGAAGAGGAAGCAGAGCGACTACAGAATATTGCGAATGACTGGTTCCTCGATTTCGAACACATCGGTAGTACCGCCATCGAGGGGATGCTGGCGAAGCCGATAATCGATATCCTCGCCGTCGTCGAAACACTAGACGAAACGGAAGACCTCATATCCAGACTCGAAGACCATAAGTACGAATATCGCCCTGAAGACGTAGAAGGACGGCTCTTTTTCGCCAAAGGGCCACACACGAACCGCACGTACTACCTTTCGGTTACGGAGCGAGGAAGCGACTTCTACGAAGAGAAAATCGCCTTCAGAGATTATCTCCGCGACCATCCAGAAATCGCTGCCCAGTACTCTTCACTGAAGAAACGATTGGCCGAAACGTACCCCGAGAACAGAGAGCAGTATACCGCCGCGAAAGGCGACTTTATTCAGGACGTTCTCGAACGAGCGATGAATAGCTAA
- a CDS encoding Rid family detoxifying hydrolase, whose product MKRIIETDEAPAAVGAYSQATTNGDVMFTAGQIPMTPDGDLLDDESIATQTEQALDNLTAILEEEGASIDDVLKVSVFLDDIEDFDEMNETYGSYFDDEPPARSAVEVAALPKGVGVEIEAIATVE is encoded by the coding sequence ATGAAACGAATCATCGAAACCGACGAGGCTCCCGCAGCCGTCGGCGCGTACAGCCAGGCGACGACCAACGGCGACGTCATGTTCACCGCCGGCCAGATTCCGATGACGCCCGACGGTGACCTGCTCGACGACGAGTCCATCGCGACCCAGACCGAACAGGCCCTGGACAACCTCACCGCCATCCTCGAGGAAGAAGGTGCGAGCATCGACGACGTGCTCAAGGTGAGCGTCTTCCTCGACGACATCGAGGACTTCGACGAGATGAACGAGACCTATGGTAGCTACTTCGACGACGAACCCCCGGCCCGTAGCGCCGTCGAGGTCGCCGCACTCCCCAAGGGCGTCGGCGTCGAAATCGAAGCGATCGCGACCGTCGAGTAA
- a CDS encoding ABC transporter permease subunit, whose protein sequence is MRWLPLAREECKALLSTKGVWLLALALPLWTYRPDYTAWAELGPDMTIGFVQYSAAFLLPIAAIALGYQTIVGERTSGSLQFVLGLPLTRGDVLLGKLVGLTVGIAIPMLLALGLVTLVGVVRFGLFSPLRYLAVILVTLAYLAVLVSIVVSVSALAGRAATAAVTLFVGLFLLLEFLWQMLSPMLYSRLTGTPVDPYDPPAEGGLFLLDRLSPGGAYNTVTNGILDTGNSAWHYSSVLSEIQPNVSSNALVVDTAFDPGTVPLYLHEAGGLVILAAWGLVPLGIAYLRFDRGDLV, encoded by the coding sequence ATGCGATGGCTCCCGCTCGCGCGCGAGGAGTGTAAAGCCCTGCTCTCTACCAAGGGCGTCTGGCTGCTCGCGCTCGCGCTTCCGCTCTGGACGTATCGACCGGATTACACCGCCTGGGCGGAACTCGGTCCCGACATGACGATCGGGTTCGTCCAGTACAGTGCCGCGTTTCTGCTTCCGATCGCCGCGATCGCACTCGGATATCAGACGATCGTCGGCGAACGAACGTCCGGAAGCCTGCAGTTCGTCCTCGGACTCCCTCTCACGCGCGGTGACGTCCTTCTGGGGAAGCTCGTCGGGCTGACAGTCGGCATCGCGATCCCGATGCTGCTTGCACTCGGCCTCGTCACGCTCGTCGGCGTCGTCCGATTCGGCCTGTTCTCTCCACTGCGGTATCTCGCCGTAATTCTCGTCACGCTGGCGTATCTCGCGGTGCTCGTCTCGATCGTCGTTAGTGTCTCGGCATTGGCTGGCCGTGCGGCTACTGCTGCCGTGACGCTGTTCGTCGGCCTCTTCCTGCTACTCGAGTTTCTCTGGCAGATGCTATCACCGATGCTGTACTCGCGGCTCACGGGCACCCCTGTCGATCCGTACGATCCACCGGCAGAGGGTGGACTGTTTCTTCTGGATCGCCTCTCGCCGGGCGGGGCGTACAACACTGTCACGAACGGGATTTTAGACACCGGCAACTCCGCGTGGCACTACTCGAGCGTCCTGAGCGAAATACAACCTAACGTCTCGTCGAACGCGCTCGTCGTCGATACCGCGTTCGACCCGGGGACCGTCCCGCTGTATCTCCACGAAGCGGGTGGCCTGGTTATCCTCGCCGCCTGGGGGCTGGTACCGCTTGGAATCGCCTACCTCCGTTTCGATCGCGGTGATCTCGTATGA
- a CDS encoding ABC transporter ATP-binding protein, which yields MSSNDLDPAIDTDRLTKRYGSKAAIEDLSLTVESGEIYGFLGPNGAGKSTTINLLMDYARPTEGSCRVLGMNPRDDVVSVHQQVGILPDGFSVYENRTGHDHLRLVIDTKRADDDPERLLERVGLADAIDDKAGSYSRGMRQRLALAMALVGEPDLLILDEPFSGLDPHGVRTVREIAHAENDRGATVFFSSHVLGQVELVCDRIGILHEGRLVAEGTVEELRANAPVATELELTIDGDSDRARRTAAAVDGVTDAFLDSPTDASSDADTAGGRLTETAAESMTVHLESPERREAVVAAIEDAGIRVERTSVDEPSVESLFVAYTDDGSNGGDRE from the coding sequence ATGAGTTCGAACGACCTCGACCCGGCCATCGACACCGATCGACTGACGAAACGCTACGGCTCCAAGGCAGCCATCGAAGATCTCTCGCTCACCGTCGAATCGGGCGAAATCTACGGCTTCCTCGGGCCGAACGGTGCCGGCAAGTCGACGACGATCAACCTCCTGATGGACTACGCGCGCCCGACGGAAGGTTCGTGTCGCGTCCTCGGGATGAATCCCCGCGACGACGTCGTCTCGGTCCACCAGCAGGTCGGCATCCTGCCGGACGGCTTCAGCGTCTACGAGAACCGGACCGGCCACGACCACCTGCGGCTTGTCATCGACACGAAACGGGCCGACGACGACCCGGAACGCCTGCTCGAGCGCGTCGGCCTCGCGGATGCGATCGACGACAAGGCGGGGAGCTACTCCCGCGGGATGCGCCAGCGACTCGCGCTCGCGATGGCACTGGTCGGCGAACCGGACCTGCTGATTCTCGACGAGCCGTTCTCGGGGCTCGATCCCCACGGCGTCCGGACGGTCCGCGAGATCGCACACGCGGAGAACGACCGCGGCGCGACCGTCTTCTTCTCGAGTCACGTCCTCGGGCAGGTCGAACTCGTCTGCGATCGGATCGGCATCCTCCACGAGGGTCGACTCGTCGCGGAGGGAACGGTCGAGGAACTGCGAGCGAACGCACCCGTTGCGACGGAACTCGAGTTAACGATCGATGGCGATTCCGATCGGGCACGCCGGACGGCGGCCGCAGTCGACGGCGTTACCGACGCGTTCCTGGACTCGCCGACAGATGCTTCGTCCGACGCCGATACTGCTGGCGGTCGACTGACCGAAACAGCGGCCGAGTCGATGACCGTCCACCTCGAGTCGCCGGAGCGACGCGAAGCAGTCGTCGCCGCGATCGAGGACGCCGGCATCCGCGTCGAGCGAACGAGCGTCGACGAGCCGTCGGTCGAGTCGCTGTTCGTCGCGTACACCGACGACGGATCGAACGGAGGTGACCGAGAATGA
- the ilvA gene encoding threonine ammonia-lyase, whose amino-acid sequence MIELSDVLEARERVRETARHTPLDYSHTYSSMTGAEVHLKLENFQRTGAFKIRGATNRIATLSEEQKEAGVVTASAGNHAQGVALAASRAGVDSTIVMPKHAPISKVKATRNYGAEVVLEGSDYNEAAERAHEIEREEGMTYLHAFDDEDVMAGQGTIGLEILEDCPDVETVVVPIGGGGLISGIATAIKGKKPDVRVVGVQAEGASSAAPSLEKGERVTIDGVDTIADGIATRSVGEQTFPHIQERVDEVVTVSDPEIAMTIVHLLERSKTVVEGAGAVPLAAVLFERFDYDEDETIVPAICGGNIDLNTLSNVIVRGLLETGRYLKIRTVLTDQPGALEGLLDIFTAHQANIYAIHHDRTSRGVELNDAEVEIELEMRGPEHVEEFLADLREAGYEVDVLA is encoded by the coding sequence ATGATCGAACTCTCGGACGTTCTCGAAGCACGCGAACGGGTACGGGAGACTGCCCGGCACACGCCACTGGACTACTCACACACCTACTCTTCGATGACCGGCGCGGAGGTCCACCTGAAACTGGAGAACTTCCAGCGGACGGGCGCCTTCAAGATCCGTGGCGCGACGAACAGGATCGCGACGCTCTCCGAAGAGCAGAAAGAAGCCGGCGTCGTCACCGCGAGCGCGGGCAACCACGCCCAGGGCGTCGCACTCGCAGCCAGTCGCGCGGGCGTCGACTCAACGATCGTCATGCCCAAACACGCGCCGATCTCGAAGGTGAAAGCGACCAGAAACTACGGCGCGGAGGTCGTCCTCGAGGGCAGCGACTACAACGAGGCCGCAGAGCGCGCCCACGAGATCGAACGCGAGGAGGGGATGACCTACCTCCACGCCTTCGACGACGAGGACGTGATGGCCGGCCAGGGGACGATCGGCCTCGAGATTCTAGAGGACTGTCCGGACGTCGAGACCGTCGTCGTTCCGATCGGCGGTGGCGGCCTCATCAGCGGGATCGCGACGGCGATCAAGGGGAAAAAGCCCGACGTACGCGTCGTCGGCGTCCAGGCCGAGGGTGCTTCCAGTGCCGCCCCCTCCCTCGAGAAAGGCGAGCGAGTGACGATAGACGGGGTGGACACGATCGCCGACGGGATCGCCACCCGCAGCGTCGGCGAGCAGACGTTCCCGCACATTCAGGAGCGCGTCGACGAGGTCGTCACCGTCTCCGATCCCGAAATCGCCATGACCATCGTCCACCTGCTCGAGCGCTCGAAGACGGTCGTCGAGGGTGCGGGCGCGGTCCCGCTCGCAGCCGTCCTCTTCGAGAGGTTCGACTACGACGAGGACGAGACGATCGTCCCGGCGATCTGTGGCGGCAACATCGACCTCAACACGCTCAGCAACGTCATCGTCCGCGGACTGCTCGAGACCGGCCGCTACCTGAAGATCCGGACCGTCCTGACCGACCAGCCGGGTGCCCTGGAAGGACTGCTCGATATCTTTACCGCTCACCAGGCGAACATCTACGCGATCCACCACGACCGGACCTCCCGCGGCGTCGAACTGAACGACGCCGAAGTCGAGATCGAACTCGAGATGCGCGGCCCCGAACACGTCGAGGAGTTCCTCGCCGACCTCCGGGAGGCCGGCTACGAGGTCGACGTACTGGCCTAA
- a CDS encoding gamma-glutamylcyclotransferase family protein — MYVFVYGTLTDPDRVQTVLEGHPTAEYALEETATLEGVHRVDGRYPTLAPGGSVDGRVLAVDEVGLERLDRYEGVEDGLYVRVTVPYSGRDDEAFVYVGDPARLGVDDRIDWPGDGPLLERVRRVVREDEIVLSSRE, encoded by the coding sequence GTGTACGTCTTCGTCTACGGAACACTGACCGATCCCGACCGGGTCCAGACCGTCCTCGAGGGGCATCCAACAGCGGAGTACGCTCTCGAGGAGACGGCCACGCTCGAGGGGGTACACCGCGTCGACGGCCGCTATCCGACGCTTGCACCGGGTGGAAGCGTCGACGGACGGGTACTGGCGGTCGACGAGGTGGGACTCGAGCGCCTGGATCGATACGAGGGGGTCGAAGACGGACTATACGTTCGGGTTACGGTCCCGTATTCCGGGCGTGACGACGAAGCCTTCGTCTACGTCGGCGATCCGGCCCGTCTCGGAGTCGACGACCGGATCGACTGGCCGGGTGATGGTCCCCTCCTCGAGCGGGTTCGTCGCGTGGTTCGCGAGGACGAAATCGTGCTATCGAGTCGCGAATGA
- a CDS encoding DUF7490 domain-containing protein yields the protein MNRELALSGAAFVVVALALATLALSGAVADPAEPDTAAELDGHASLLEVTIAADEVSGETVALEVDSHLQHHGGPVSNVTIVHRATDTETGLVEETTDHEVGTLDGEVETTATATVDVPRDGSYEVETFVYVDGTRTESTSHRVSGVDALTPAYADSSVEFHRFGDGGVLADVPAIEYSVADASDGGATLEVTSYLTNEGDERATDLEVELKARQAGSNVVADASTVSVPAVQPGETVTPAAELEVSDEYEYYLDAVLWLDGTIVETDRALADLRPDGEDGESSFETADFEDDDGGFETVEEDAGPTRGPVDDDGAGDDVADQGDGTPGFSIVLTTIAVIAAIVALAVTRTRKP from the coding sequence ATGAATCGCGAGCTAGCCCTGAGTGGTGCCGCGTTCGTCGTCGTGGCCCTTGCACTCGCGACGCTTGCCCTCTCCGGTGCGGTCGCCGACCCCGCAGAACCCGATACGGCGGCCGAACTCGACGGTCACGCGTCGCTGCTCGAGGTAACGATCGCTGCCGACGAGGTGTCGGGCGAGACGGTTGCACTCGAGGTCGACAGCCACCTCCAGCACCACGGCGGCCCGGTATCGAACGTGACGATCGTCCATCGAGCCACCGATACGGAAACGGGACTCGTCGAGGAGACGACCGACCACGAGGTCGGCACGCTCGATGGCGAAGTCGAGACGACGGCTACTGCGACAGTCGACGTTCCTCGAGACGGATCGTACGAGGTCGAGACGTTCGTCTACGTCGACGGGACACGGACGGAATCGACCAGCCACCGCGTCTCCGGCGTCGACGCGCTGACGCCGGCCTACGCCGATAGCTCCGTCGAGTTCCACCGCTTCGGCGACGGGGGCGTACTCGCCGACGTCCCCGCGATCGAGTACTCGGTCGCGGACGCGAGCGACGGTGGGGCGACTCTCGAGGTGACGAGCTATCTCACGAACGAGGGCGACGAGAGAGCCACCGATCTCGAGGTCGAGTTGAAGGCTCGGCAGGCCGGTTCGAACGTCGTCGCGGACGCCAGCACGGTCTCCGTGCCGGCGGTTCAGCCCGGCGAGACCGTCACGCCAGCGGCCGAACTCGAGGTCTCCGACGAGTACGAGTACTACCTCGATGCCGTCCTCTGGCTCGACGGGACGATCGTCGAGACCGACCGGGCACTCGCCGACCTGCGTCCGGACGGCGAGGACGGCGAGTCGTCGTTCGAGACGGCCGACTTCGAGGACGACGACGGCGGATTCGAGACGGTCGAAGAGGACGCCGGACCCACCAGAGGACCGGTAGACGACGACGGCGCCGGCGACGACGTAGCGGACCAGGGTGACGGAACGCCCGGCTTCAGCATCGTTCTCACGACGATTGCAGTGATCGCGGCGATAGTTGCGCTCGCAGTGACACGAACCAGAAAGCCATGA
- the citZ gene encoding citrate synthase — protein sequence MANDLKKGLEGVLVAESDLSSIDGDEGRLIYRGYPIEELARGASYEEVLYLLWHGQLPTEDELTEFADAMATEREVDDDVLATMERLADADERPMAALRTAVSMFSAYEPEADVDPDDLEATLRKGRRITAKIPTALAAFERYRLGEEPVDPDPDLGLAANFLYMLTGEQPDDVAAETFDQALILHADHGLNASTFTSMVIGSTMADIYSAVTGGVAALSGPLHGGANQDVMEVLIEIDDSGKDPLEWVEEATDAGRRIPGFGHRVYNVKDPRAKILQSRLEELAANGDDKWYDITTTIEDYLTEEKGLVEKGIAPNVDFYSGSVYYQLGIPFDMYTPIFAMSRAGGWIAHVLEYQEDNRLIRPRGRYTGPESEEFVPLEDR from the coding sequence ATGGCAAACGACCTCAAGAAAGGGCTGGAGGGTGTTCTGGTCGCAGAGTCCGATCTGAGCTCGATCGACGGTGACGAAGGGCGCCTGATCTATCGAGGGTATCCTATCGAGGAACTCGCCCGCGGCGCGAGTTACGAGGAAGTCCTCTATCTTCTCTGGCACGGCCAGCTCCCGACGGAAGACGAACTCACGGAGTTTGCCGACGCGATGGCGACCGAACGCGAGGTCGACGACGACGTGCTCGCGACGATGGAGCGACTCGCCGACGCCGACGAACGGCCGATGGCCGCGCTCCGGACCGCAGTCTCGATGTTCTCGGCCTACGAACCCGAAGCCGACGTCGATCCGGACGACCTCGAGGCGACGCTTCGCAAAGGTCGACGCATCACCGCCAAAATCCCGACCGCGCTCGCGGCTTTCGAACGCTATCGGCTCGGCGAGGAGCCGGTCGATCCCGACCCCGACCTTGGACTCGCCGCAAACTTCCTCTACATGCTGACCGGCGAACAGCCGGACGACGTCGCCGCCGAAACCTTCGACCAGGCACTCATCCTGCACGCCGACCACGGACTCAACGCCTCGACGTTTACCTCGATGGTGATCGGCTCGACGATGGCCGACATCTACAGCGCCGTCACCGGCGGCGTCGCAGCACTCTCCGGGCCGCTCCACGGCGGCGCGAACCAGGACGTCATGGAAGTGCTGATAGAGATCGACGACAGCGGCAAGGACCCGCTCGAGTGGGTCGAAGAGGCTACCGACGCAGGTCGACGCATCCCCGGCTTCGGCCACCGCGTCTACAACGTCAAGGACCCACGCGCGAAGATCCTCCAGAGCCGACTCGAGGAACTCGCCGCGAACGGCGACGACAAGTGGTACGACATCACGACGACGATCGAAGACTACCTCACCGAAGAGAAAGGCCTCGTCGAGAAGGGCATCGCCCCGAACGTCGACTTCTACTCCGGCTCGGTCTACTATCAGCTGGGCATCCCGTTCGACATGTATACGCCCATCTTCGCGATGAGTCGCGCCGGCGGCTGGATCGCCCACGTCCTCGAGTACCAGGAGGATAATCGTCTCATTCGCCCACGCGGACGTTACACGGGTCCCGAGAGCGAGGAGTTCGTCCCGCTCGAGGATCGATAA
- a CDS encoding TRAP transporter permease — protein MDDEPPTNTDDDSIDLSDDEADVTDVDETLADRPIRDVLRESFSKESLKEKATLWNFLAVFSIVFWGYIMWMAYLRGAVTGSAPSRARFGAGFLGGIIVLYAFYEMINRVDGGNRFFLTDLKALFSRDNLGDTGLLLVVILLTVPTTAYAYVNALELTQRGYITQPELVVALLFTLVMIYITWRAFGITFLAVLLAGIAYGYFGYLIPGTLGHTGIGFDRLFRILVMTMDGFFGFLTQLTAAWIALFLLYAGMLKAYGAFDLILRAATRTGKYLDSGVAQTAVIASAVIGSVNGSQTANAGMTGSFTIPMMKKSGVKPATAGGIESVASTSGQVLPPVMGAGAFVMAQFVPGSSYFDVIVAGLIPAAILMVVIFVAVHYAAAPQIEEPNMDEIFDEKLETLELALEGLKFGIPLILLVYLLGILQFTVGTSAFWTVVSMAVLGITVPVAKEVYDSADVRRAFWAFVGGLKQTFNGFREGVVVLAPVAVILAAINGVVDILMATGVPGALSLTLMDLSGGVLIIAALMAMVICIILGLGMPTTAAYTIVAILIAPTLVNQFFLPEFAGHFFVFYAAILAGLTPPIATCVAVATGIAGSNFWRTCFEAIKISAPLFVLPFSFIYHPEIVDHGGEFGTSVLLTGFIVLLGSLVIIHGLNYRFDLDRWPAYALRGFFFGLGVMVMVHPELYFQLGALAIATFLYLTQAAVGESSPLEKIQNAAAGINGRQK, from the coding sequence ATGGACGACGAACCACCGACAAATACCGACGACGACTCGATCGACCTCTCGGACGACGAGGCGGACGTCACCGACGTAGACGAAACGCTCGCAGACCGCCCAATCAGAGACGTCCTCCGGGAGAGTTTCTCGAAAGAAAGCCTCAAAGAGAAGGCGACGCTCTGGAATTTCCTCGCAGTCTTTTCGATCGTATTCTGGGGGTACATCATGTGGATGGCGTACCTCCGGGGTGCGGTTACCGGGAGTGCTCCCTCACGTGCACGATTCGGTGCAGGATTCCTCGGCGGAATCATCGTGCTGTACGCGTTCTACGAGATGATAAACCGCGTCGACGGCGGGAATCGGTTCTTCCTCACCGATCTCAAGGCACTGTTCTCGCGTGACAATCTGGGAGATACAGGCCTGTTGCTCGTCGTCATCCTCCTGACAGTCCCGACCACGGCCTACGCTTACGTCAACGCGCTCGAGCTCACCCAGCGAGGGTATATCACGCAACCGGAGCTCGTAGTGGCCCTCCTGTTTACGCTCGTGATGATCTACATCACGTGGCGAGCCTTCGGTATCACGTTCCTCGCAGTCTTGCTCGCTGGAATCGCATACGGCTATTTCGGCTACCTCATTCCCGGAACGCTCGGACACACCGGGATCGGCTTCGATCGGCTGTTCCGAATCCTCGTGATGACGATGGACGGCTTCTTCGGCTTCCTGACCCAGCTGACGGCAGCGTGGATCGCGCTGTTCTTGCTGTATGCAGGAATGCTGAAAGCCTACGGCGCGTTCGACCTGATTCTTCGTGCGGCGACGCGCACCGGGAAGTACCTCGACTCCGGCGTCGCACAGACGGCAGTGATCGCGAGTGCCGTCATCGGCTCGGTCAACGGCAGCCAGACCGCAAACGCCGGCATGACCGGCTCCTTTACGATCCCGATGATGAAAAAGAGCGGCGTCAAGCCCGCGACGGCCGGCGGAATCGAATCCGTCGCTTCGACCTCCGGGCAGGTGCTCCCGCCCGTCATGGGCGCTGGCGCGTTCGTCATGGCTCAGTTCGTTCCGGGTTCGTCGTACTTCGACGTCATCGTCGCCGGACTCATTCCCGCGGCGATCCTGATGGTCGTCATCTTCGTCGCCGTCCACTACGCGGCCGCCCCACAGATCGAGGAGCCGAACATGGACGAAATCTTCGACGAAAAACTCGAGACGCTCGAACTGGCACTCGAGGGGCTCAAGTTCGGTATTCCGCTGATCCTGCTCGTCTACCTGTTGGGTATTCTCCAGTTCACCGTCGGTACCTCGGCGTTCTGGACTGTCGTCAGTATGGCAGTGCTCGGAATCACCGTTCCGGTGGCCAAAGAAGTGTACGACAGTGCGGACGTCCGCCGGGCGTTCTGGGCGTTCGTCGGCGGCCTCAAACAGACGTTCAACGGGTTCCGCGAGGGGGTCGTCGTCCTCGCGCCGGTTGCTGTCATCCTGGCGGCGATCAACGGCGTCGTCGACATCCTGATGGCGACCGGCGTCCCGGGCGCGCTCTCGTTGACCCTGATGGATCTCTCGGGTGGCGTGTTGATCATCGCGGCGCTGATGGCGATGGTCATCTGTATCATCCTCGGGCTGGGGATGCCGACGACGGCCGCGTACACGATCGTCGCGATCCTGATCGCGCCGACGCTGGTCAACCAGTTCTTCCTGCCCGAGTTCGCCGGCCACTTCTTCGTGTTCTACGCAGCGATCCTGGCGGGGCTGACACCGCCGATCGCGACGTGTGTCGCGGTGGCGACCGGGATCGCCGGCTCGAACTTCTGGCGGACCTGTTTCGAGGCGATCAAGATCTCCGCGCCACTGTTCGTCCTGCCGTTCTCCTTCATCTACCACCCCGAAATCGTCGACCACGGTGGTGAGTTCGGAACCAGCGTCCTGCTCACTGGATTCATCGTCCTGCTGGGCTCGCTTGTAATCATCCACGGACTGAACTACCGGTTCGACCTCGACAGGTGGCCGGCGTACGCGCTCCGAGGGTTCTTCTTCGGGCTCGGCGTTATGGTGATGGTGCATCCGGAGCTGTACTTCCAGCTCGGCGCACTCGCCATCGCGACGTTCCTCTATCTCACCCAGGCAGCCGTCGGTGAATCGTCGCCGCTCGAGAAGATCCAGAACGCGGCTGCGGGAATCAACGGCCGACAGAAGTAG
- a CDS encoding substrate-binding domain-containing protein, with product MPGNGTQGRRNFLKGAAAMGVVGVAGCLGDDDGHTITIAGTASGSSTQAAGQALARAAQEHSDELSVDVQVTEGWTANLYEYDEDEFSTIGVDNNSWAAALNGEEDFADNPVDDLPMQGFLFTSLEMHWVAMDGSGIESTADLRDGGYTIYPIEPGFGTRLLTEQLLREDGIWDENDINNEDTDDIPGAVEEGRVDALALYGSNGVDLSGWCQEVDVRSGGDLYAIEADDQFVESIESMDGASHVRKEPYGYEQDVTSELGVDEVDFWALQGQWAFGPDVHPDAVYEMLRVAHEHHDTMRESDPTTLDYDDPAVMTDAVMEDVDVHPGAAEFFQDNDVWDDSWSVGEADAE from the coding sequence ATGCCTGGTAATGGAACACAGGGGAGACGGAACTTCCTGAAAGGTGCAGCAGCAATGGGCGTCGTCGGCGTCGCCGGCTGTCTCGGTGACGATGACGGACACACGATCACGATTGCCGGAACCGCGAGTGGAAGCTCGACGCAGGCAGCGGGTCAGGCCCTTGCTCGTGCCGCACAGGAACACAGCGACGAACTATCGGTCGACGTGCAGGTGACCGAAGGCTGGACCGCGAACCTGTACGAGTACGACGAAGACGAGTTCAGCACTATCGGCGTCGACAACAACTCGTGGGCGGCCGCGCTCAACGGAGAAGAAGACTTCGCCGACAACCCAGTCGACGACCTGCCCATGCAGGGATTCCTGTTCACGAGTCTCGAGATGCACTGGGTGGCGATGGACGGCTCCGGCATCGAGTCGACGGCCGACCTCCGTGACGGCGGCTACACGATCTACCCAATCGAACCCGGGTTCGGTACCCGACTGCTGACCGAACAGCTCCTCCGCGAGGACGGCATCTGGGACGAAAACGACATCAACAACGAGGACACCGACGACATCCCCGGTGCCGTCGAGGAGGGGCGTGTCGACGCGCTCGCACTCTACGGCTCGAACGGCGTCGACCTCTCCGGCTGGTGTCAGGAAGTCGACGTCCGCAGTGGCGGCGACCTCTACGCCATCGAGGCCGACGACCAGTTCGTCGAGTCCATCGAGTCGATGGACGGTGCGAGCCACGTCCGGAAGGAGCCGTACGGCTACGAACAGGACGTCACCAGCGAACTCGGCGTCGACGAAGTCGACTTCTGGGCGCTGCAGGGACAGTGGGCGTTCGGCCCCGACGTCCACCCAGACGCCGTCTACGAAATGCTGCGAGTCGCACACGAGCACCACGACACGATGCGCGAGTCGGACCCGACGACGCTCGACTACGACGATCCAGCAGTGATGACCGACGCGGTCATGGAAGACGTCGACGTTCACCCAGGTGCAGCCGAGTTCTTCCAGGACAACGACGTCTGGGACGACAGCTGGAGCGTGGGCGAAGCCGACGCCGAGTAA